From a region of the Catalinimonas alkaloidigena genome:
- a CDS encoding GNAT family N-acetyltransferase, producing the protein MELIRPTRAYAESFMEAMEELQQHGEAVFWNEIGSPASAEAYLRLVTQHAQGNALPPAWNAYSTFWLVDGGVFIGESRIRHQLTMFLRTIGGHIGYTIRPGQRRKGYGTTILRLTLPEAHRLGIDPALITCDETNIGSRKIIEANGGVFETANDQGKGKPRKLLFWASTSPAKTQ; encoded by the coding sequence ATGGAACTGATTCGACCCACGCGGGCCTACGCCGAAAGTTTTATGGAAGCGATGGAGGAACTGCAACAGCACGGCGAAGCGGTGTTCTGGAACGAGATCGGGAGCCCGGCCTCGGCGGAAGCGTACCTCCGGCTGGTGACGCAGCACGCGCAGGGCAATGCGCTGCCCCCCGCCTGGAACGCCTACTCCACGTTCTGGCTCGTCGACGGCGGGGTGTTTATCGGGGAGAGTCGCATCCGCCACCAGCTCACCATGTTTCTCCGCACCATCGGCGGACACATCGGCTACACGATCCGCCCCGGCCAACGACGGAAGGGGTACGGCACGACCATCCTCCGCCTTACGTTGCCCGAGGCGCACCGTCTGGGCATCGATCCGGCGCTGATCACGTGCGACGAAACCAACATCGGTTCGCGGAAAATCATCGAAGCCAACGGCGGGGTGTTTGAAACGGCCAACGACCAGGGAAAAGGCAAGCCACGCAAGCTGTTGTTTTGGGCGTCTACTTCTCCTGCAAAGACGCAATGA
- a CDS encoding NmrA family NAD(P)-binding protein: MDKTILVAGGTGDLGGQIIARLLDRGARVRALVRASSDAVTVHNLEQRGAHIITLDLADQAALTHACEGVDCVVSALSGLGEVIFTAQKQLLDAAVRAGVPRFIPSDFAADFTKLPAGTNRNFDLRRAFRTYLEAQPIAATSVLNGMFMDLLTGQAPMILFPLKRVMYWERADQLLDFTTIANTAEYTAAAALDPDTPRFLRIAGDVLDARGLAVVASEVTGDQFRVVRAGSLKRLGTLINVTRMVAPAADEVFPAWQGMQYTRDMFDGRGKLAPLDNDRYPGIRWTKVKDLLTAHQSVVTA; the protein is encoded by the coding sequence ATGGACAAGACAATTCTGGTAGCCGGGGGAACGGGCGACCTGGGGGGACAGATCATCGCACGATTGCTCGACCGGGGCGCCCGGGTGCGGGCCTTGGTACGCGCCAGTTCAGATGCCGTTACGGTACACAACCTGGAACAACGGGGCGCACACATCATCACGCTCGACCTGGCCGATCAGGCCGCTCTGACACACGCCTGCGAAGGGGTAGACTGCGTGGTGTCGGCACTTTCGGGCCTCGGCGAGGTGATCTTCACCGCCCAGAAACAACTGCTCGATGCGGCTGTCCGCGCGGGCGTGCCCCGCTTTATCCCGTCCGACTTTGCCGCCGATTTCACCAAACTTCCGGCCGGCACCAACCGCAATTTCGACTTGCGGCGGGCCTTTCGGACCTACCTGGAAGCGCAACCCATTGCGGCCACGTCGGTACTCAACGGCATGTTCATGGACCTGTTGACCGGGCAGGCCCCGATGATTCTCTTCCCGCTGAAGCGGGTGATGTACTGGGAGCGTGCCGACCAGTTGCTGGACTTCACCACCATTGCCAACACAGCCGAGTACACCGCCGCCGCCGCGCTCGATCCCGATACGCCTCGCTTCCTGCGGATTGCCGGCGATGTGCTCGACGCCCGGGGACTGGCAGTGGTCGCCAGCGAGGTAACCGGCGATCAGTTCCGGGTGGTGCGTGCCGGTAGCCTGAAGCGCCTCGGCACGCTCATCAACGTAACGCGCATGGTCGCTCCGGCCGCCGACGAGGTGTTTCCCGCCTGGCAGGGCATGCAGTACACGCGCGACATGTTCGACGGACGCGGCAAGCTCGCGCCGCTCGACAACGACCGCTACCCCGGCATCCGGTGGACCAAGGTGAAGGATCTGTTGACGGCGCATCAATCCGTAGTAACGGCGTAG
- the bla gene encoding subclass B1 metallo-beta-lactamase has protein sequence MNTTWKLLSLGVLLLGCNSAGTTQDPHYYSSETLLIQPVSEHAYQHISYLNTESFGKVACNGMIVVDDGEALIFDTPADEPASEELLRWVETKLHAKVKAIVPTHFHADCLAGLEVFHRRQIPSYASHATIQLATANGSAVPQNGFDRTLELEVGDEKVVTEFFGEGHTKDNVVAYVPDDEVVFGGCLIKEVDASKGNLEDANVAAWPQTVTALKSAHPDLNVVIPGHGASGGIELLDYTVQLFTPEATN, from the coding sequence ATGAACACTACCTGGAAACTCCTTTCCCTGGGCGTGCTGCTGTTGGGCTGCAACTCCGCCGGCACCACGCAAGATCCTCACTATTACTCTTCGGAAACGCTGCTGATTCAGCCCGTCTCGGAGCATGCCTACCAGCACATCTCGTACCTGAACACGGAAAGTTTCGGGAAGGTGGCCTGCAACGGAATGATCGTAGTGGACGACGGCGAGGCGCTTATCTTCGATACCCCGGCCGACGAACCCGCTTCGGAAGAGTTGCTCCGGTGGGTGGAAACCAAACTCCACGCGAAGGTGAAGGCCATCGTGCCCACGCATTTTCACGCCGACTGCCTGGCCGGATTGGAGGTGTTTCACCGGCGGCAGATTCCGTCGTACGCCAGCCACGCCACCATCCAACTGGCGACCGCGAACGGCTCGGCCGTGCCGCAAAACGGATTCGACCGGACGCTGGAATTGGAAGTAGGCGATGAAAAAGTGGTAACGGAGTTCTTCGGCGAAGGACACACGAAAGATAACGTCGTCGCCTACGTGCCCGACGACGAAGTCGTGTTTGGCGGCTGCCTGATCAAGGAAGTCGACGCCAGCAAAGGTAACCTGGAAGACGCCAACGTCGCGGCCTGGCCCCAAACCGTCACCGCGCTCAAATCCGCCCATCCCGATCTCAACGTCGTGATCCCTGGCCACGGCGCGTCGGGCGGCATCGAACTGCTGGACTATACCGTCCAACTGTTCACGCCTGAGGCTACGAATTGA
- a CDS encoding DNA-3-methyladenine glycosylase I, with product MSYCHAIERMSDDRKALHKKYHDHHYGFPIHDDNELFGRLILEINQAGLSWETILRKEENFRRAYDEFAIAKVAAYGEADRARLLADPGIIRNRLKVNAAIENAKTILRLQQEYGSFAAWIEHHHPRPKAEWVKLFKKTFKFTGGEIVNEFLMSIGYLPGAHSDDCRIHQQLLKLNPKWLDEA from the coding sequence ATGTCCTACTGTCACGCCATTGAGCGTATGTCCGACGACCGCAAGGCCCTGCACAAAAAGTACCACGACCATCACTACGGCTTCCCGATTCACGACGACAACGAACTGTTCGGGCGTTTGATTTTGGAGATCAACCAGGCGGGGCTGAGTTGGGAAACCATCCTGCGCAAGGAAGAGAACTTCCGTCGTGCCTACGATGAGTTCGCTATCGCAAAAGTGGCTGCGTACGGGGAGGCAGACCGCGCGCGCCTGCTGGCCGATCCCGGTATCATCCGCAACCGCCTCAAGGTGAACGCCGCCATCGAAAACGCGAAGACCATCTTACGCTTGCAACAGGAATACGGCTCGTTCGCAGCGTGGATCGAGCATCACCATCCCCGCCCCAAGGCCGAGTGGGTGAAGCTGTTCAAAAAGACCTTTAAGTTTACCGGCGGCGAAATCGTCAACGAGTTTCTGATGAGTATCGGCTACCTGCCCGGCGCCCACAGCGACGACTGTAGGATCCATCAGCAACTGCTGAAACTGAATCCGAAGTGGTTGGACGAGGCTTGA
- the topA gene encoding type I DNA topoisomerase translates to MKLLIVESPNKIKKLKTLLDPSWEVAASVGHIRDLPRKSLGIDPLRGHKMLYEICHDKQKVVAGLRDRVQRVGKENIYLATDPDREGEAIAFHLCAALGLDFRTTPRVAFQELTKAAVTKALAAPRTVDLQLVAAQESRRAIDRLVGYRISPVLWKQLESGLSAGRVQSVALRLVVERERAIGAFTETYQFQVTGTFRTPKGDLLKAKRTQPLATEQDAEAYLNASIAKTFRVVSIETKPLTKNPPPPYATSSLQQDGVRKLKMSAKRVMEVAQKLFEAGHITYMRTDSVNLSEEAIQQATQRIRALYGEEYVEERRFKSKAGAQEAHEAIRPTHWESPAAGSTQDEQDLYDLIYRRALASQMQAARYEQTTVTIHSNVSDDEFISRAKVLLFDGYLKVYQEEADDKDDDENTTIQPVHEGDPLERKLLEARQAYTHPPKRYDQASLVSDLEKKGIGRPSTYASILSTLFYRAYVETKNAPGKSVTAVLLTLKGDTIQRKEKKEKLGAEKNKLHPTDKGQRLVGYMEEHFTQVMDYTFTAKCETLFDQVAEGKRGYKDLVPAFDRRLGIWLEATGERAGLSSPARELGQHEGHPVMIGESTYGPYLRYKDQFYKLTQPPADVTIESAIATIQAQQEERAKSLVAQVGKYYQIRRGPYGLYVTDGKVKASLPRGITAEEAATWKVEQCKQVVQDYKEWKKKQKAKAS, encoded by the coding sequence ATGAAACTCCTGATCGTCGAATCACCGAATAAAATCAAAAAGCTGAAGACGCTGCTGGACCCCAGCTGGGAAGTGGCGGCGTCGGTCGGCCACATCCGGGACCTGCCCCGCAAGAGCCTGGGCATCGATCCGCTGCGCGGGCACAAGATGCTCTACGAAATCTGCCACGACAAACAAAAAGTCGTGGCCGGCCTGCGCGACCGTGTGCAGCGCGTCGGGAAAGAGAACATCTACCTGGCGACCGACCCCGACCGCGAGGGCGAAGCCATCGCGTTTCACCTGTGTGCTGCGCTGGGGCTGGACTTCCGCACCACGCCGCGCGTCGCGTTTCAGGAACTGACAAAAGCGGCCGTCACCAAAGCGCTGGCGGCCCCGCGCACCGTCGATCTGCAACTGGTCGCTGCGCAGGAAAGTCGGCGGGCCATCGACCGGCTGGTGGGCTACCGGATTAGTCCGGTACTCTGGAAGCAACTGGAAAGCGGCCTCTCGGCGGGGCGGGTGCAGTCGGTGGCGCTGCGGCTGGTGGTGGAACGGGAACGGGCCATCGGGGCGTTTACGGAGACGTATCAGTTTCAGGTGACGGGTACATTCCGCACGCCTAAGGGCGATCTGTTGAAGGCGAAACGGACCCAGCCCCTGGCGACTGAGCAAGACGCCGAAGCTTACCTGAACGCGTCCATTGCCAAGACGTTCCGGGTCGTGAGCATCGAAACCAAGCCCCTCACCAAAAATCCGCCGCCGCCCTACGCCACCTCGTCGCTGCAACAGGACGGCGTCCGCAAGCTGAAGATGAGCGCCAAGCGCGTGATGGAAGTGGCGCAGAAACTCTTCGAGGCGGGCCACATCACCTACATGCGAACCGACTCGGTTAACCTGTCGGAAGAAGCGATCCAACAGGCGACGCAGCGCATCCGTGCGCTCTACGGTGAGGAGTACGTGGAAGAACGTCGTTTCAAGTCGAAGGCCGGCGCGCAGGAGGCCCACGAGGCGATCCGCCCGACGCACTGGGAATCGCCTGCGGCCGGAAGCACGCAAGATGAGCAGGATTTGTACGACCTGATCTACCGCCGCGCGTTGGCAAGCCAGATGCAGGCCGCCCGCTACGAACAGACCACGGTGACGATCCACAGCAACGTGTCGGACGACGAGTTCATCAGCCGGGCGAAGGTGCTGCTGTTCGACGGCTATCTGAAAGTCTATCAGGAGGAGGCCGACGACAAAGACGATGACGAAAACACGACCATCCAGCCCGTCCACGAGGGCGACCCGCTGGAACGCAAACTCCTCGAAGCCCGGCAAGCCTACACCCATCCGCCCAAGCGGTACGATCAGGCGAGTCTGGTTTCCGACCTGGAAAAAAAGGGCATCGGCCGTCCGTCGACCTACGCCTCCATCCTCTCGACGCTGTTCTACCGTGCGTACGTGGAAACCAAAAACGCACCGGGGAAGTCCGTCACAGCCGTCTTGCTTACGCTAAAAGGCGATACTATCCAGCGCAAGGAAAAGAAGGAGAAGCTCGGGGCGGAGAAAAACAAGTTGCATCCGACCGACAAAGGGCAGCGGCTCGTCGGCTACATGGAAGAACACTTCACGCAGGTGATGGACTACACGTTTACGGCCAAGTGCGAAACCCTGTTCGACCAAGTGGCGGAAGGCAAACGTGGCTACAAGGACCTGGTCCCGGCCTTCGACCGGCGGCTCGGCATCTGGCTGGAAGCGACGGGCGAACGGGCGGGACTTTCCTCTCCGGCGCGGGAACTCGGGCAACACGAAGGACACCCCGTCATGATCGGGGAGAGCACCTACGGCCCCTACCTCCGGTACAAAGATCAATTTTATAAACTCACGCAGCCACCCGCCGACGTGACAATCGAGTCGGCCATTGCCACCATCCAGGCGCAGCAGGAAGAGCGGGCGAAGTCGCTCGTGGCGCAGGTCGGGAAGTACTACCAGATTCGCCGGGGGCCGTACGGCCTCTACGTCACCGACGGAAAAGTAAAAGCCTCGCTCCCCCGCGGCATCACCGCCGAAGAGGCCGCCACCTGGAAAGTAGAACAGTGCAAGCAGGTGGTGCAGGACTATAAGGAGTGGAAGAAGAAACAGAAGGCGAAGGCGTCGTGA